A section of the Helicobacter jaachi genome encodes:
- a CDS encoding murein hydrolase activator EnvC family protein produces MMRYFAWFALALIVSASMANIDQDIAKNKDKLATAQSQEKAISKKLDELGKAINSKNAELVQLGKQIENLQKDITQNQGKSLSQEKSLKDSKARQIALIEQKQALEAQMIKLIAQGIAFHIIIEREGSADSVDGVIESYVYQILHKHTRSSIKTLNAKQSILNNEIEKITSTISQLQSSIKIQTDKKDSLQAAKAQQNAILSKMQDELNTYNEQLKDIVKERKNLDEILEQLNIVKEQKQKSASQQAFINNQKNPNSIKAPKQFGTSYRDVPTIAYKGAKTFAPLERYTIEKPFGPYFDPVYKFKIFNAAILFNPTSRNAQVKNVLDGKIVYAKDAPGLKKVIIIEHTNAIHTIYAYMDSIESSIKVGQAVKKGAILGRVNERLSFEITQKDKHINPADFIKL; encoded by the coding sequence ATGATGAGGTATTTTGCGTGGTTTGCACTCGCTCTTATTGTAAGTGCGAGTATGGCAAATATTGACCAAGATATTGCTAAAAATAAAGACAAGCTCGCCACCGCGCAGTCCCAAGAAAAAGCCATAAGTAAAAAGCTTGACGAATTGGGCAAGGCTATTAATAGTAAAAATGCTGAATTGGTCCAGCTAGGCAAGCAAATTGAGAATCTGCAAAAAGACATCACGCAAAATCAGGGCAAATCTCTCTCTCAAGAAAAAAGCCTTAAAGATTCTAAAGCACGCCAGATAGCCCTCATAGAGCAAAAGCAAGCGCTTGAAGCGCAGATGATTAAGCTTATCGCACAAGGCATTGCTTTTCATATTATTATCGAGCGCGAGGGGAGCGCAGATTCTGTAGATGGAGTGATAGAATCTTATGTGTATCAAATCTTGCACAAACACACTAGAAGCAGTATTAAAACGCTTAATGCCAAACAAAGTATATTAAATAATGAGATTGAAAAAATTACTAGCACCATTTCCCAGCTCCAAAGCTCTATTAAAATCCAAACAGATAAAAAAGATAGCCTCCAAGCTGCAAAAGCGCAGCAAAATGCCATTCTTAGCAAGATGCAAGATGAGCTAAACACCTATAATGAGCAGCTTAAAGATATTGTCAAAGAGCGCAAAAATCTTGATGAGATTTTAGAGCAGCTTAATATTGTCAAAGAGCAGAAGCAAAAAAGTGCTAGCCAGCAAGCCTTTATCAATAATCAAAAAAATCCAAATAGCATTAAAGCCCCAAAGCAGTTTGGCACTTCATACCGCGATGTGCCAACTATTGCCTACAAGGGAGCTAAGACATTTGCTCCACTTGAGCGATATACGATTGAAAAGCCCTTTGGTCCATATTTTGACCCGGTGTATAAGTTTAAAATTTTTAATGCGGCTATTTTGTTTAATCCCACTTCGCGCAATGCGCAGGTGAAAAATGTGCTTGATGGCAAAATAGTGTATGCCAAAGATGCGCCCGGACTTAAAAAAGTTATCATTATAGAGCATACAAATGCTATTCACACTATCTATGCGTATATGGATAGTATAGAATCTAGTATAAAAGTTGGGCAGGCAGTTAAAAAAGGCGCGATTTTGGGCAGGGTAAATGAGCGCTTAAGCTTTGAAATCACGCAAAAAGATAAGCACATTAATCCTGCTGATTTTATTAAGCTTTGA
- a CDS encoding FlaG family protein, with protein MINGINNAEGTNNAVKNQLVNMVNASGKAVTQDTRPTEVRLQEETAQYQDKESKKQLENELRDLSKKLNDEMKRIGTDINFSYNENIPGLMVTVKESNGDKVIREIPSKEAIELMKRMREVIGVIFDKQG; from the coding sequence ATGATTAATGGTATTAATAATGCCGAAGGCACGAACAATGCTGTTAAAAATCAGCTAGTCAATATGGTAAATGCGAGCGGAAAGGCAGTTACGCAGGATACCCGACCAACCGAAGTGCGCCTGCAGGAAGAAACTGCCCAATATCAAGACAAGGAAAGCAAGAAGCAGCTTGAGAATGAATTGCGTGATTTGAGTAAAAAGCTCAATGATGAGATGAAGCGCATAGGCACGGATATTAATTTTTCCTATAATGAGAATATCCCCGGACTTATGGTAACAGTTAAAGAAAGCAATGGCGATAAAGTCATACGCGAAATACCCTCAAAGGAAGCCATTGAGCTTATGAAACGCATGAGGGAAGTGATTGGCGTTATTTTTGATAAGCAAGGCTAG
- the fliD gene encoding flagellar filament capping protein FliD translates to MALGSLSSLGLGSKVLNHDVIDKLRKADEASHVDPIDKKIEKNVEKQTELVAITSALRELKSSTSKLGDYSTYLGRSSNVIGDALKATISAGVPTQDIKIDVDSVATSDINEIGSKYESRESVFSQKDSVLKFHHKGQDYKIDIKAGMELAQVAQLITDTTKGEVMGIVMKTGGSNPYQLMINSKDTGEASRVYFGSTASGSVVPRGPFELKDGDLNITLKDKKGVDKTLSIKIPRTATESKSQDNAQTLKEAIIAAIKADSSFEGLLDNDLNIGIGGANSDSLTINDRRGYGVVIEGAMAQALGFGADNQSTKKDDLMVATKSVGAGKLKGTINIGSIPLDLSTLTKEKNTAAQNAKSIAEAINNIAGIYGSVNDEGKLVINSDTGEVNIYANNDAESKKALEDLGLKPGTTMDYAKTQEELFKIRKVQSAEDAKFSYNGISMKRPTNNIDDIVSGVNIELLTTTEPGKPAVISITRNDEEITESVKKFVESYNELGLKLDEVTRYDEDSKIAGIFNGDSDIRMIRPTLNRIFSTTIPTETELKSLAKYGLALDEKGKMSLDVSKLQMALSTDPQGTQEFFYGSVKSAEFKEVQVDGVFKKFDQELDKLLNGGNARLKLLEESLTKDDKKLREERKKAVEQLNTRYDIMAQRFAAYDSQISKTNNAFSSVQLMIDQSVAKK, encoded by the coding sequence ATGGCACTTGGTTCGTTAAGCTCGCTCGGGCTTGGTAGCAAGGTTTTAAACCATGATGTTATTGACAAACTAAGAAAAGCCGATGAGGCGTCTCACGTCGACCCTATTGATAAAAAAATCGAAAAAAATGTTGAGAAGCAAACCGAGCTTGTAGCCATTACCTCCGCTTTGCGCGAGCTTAAATCAAGCACAAGCAAGCTTGGGGATTACTCCACTTATCTAGGGCGTTCAAGCAATGTCATAGGCGATGCGCTTAAAGCCACTATCTCCGCTGGTGTGCCTACACAGGATATTAAAATTGATGTAGATTCTGTAGCCACTTCAGACATTAATGAAATAGGCTCAAAATATGAGAGTAGAGAATCTGTATTTAGCCAAAAGGATTCTGTATTAAAATTCCACCACAAAGGGCAGGATTATAAAATTGATATTAAAGCCGGTATGGAGTTAGCTCAAGTCGCACAGCTCATTACAGATACTACAAAGGGCGAGGTTATGGGCATTGTGATGAAAACAGGCGGCTCAAATCCCTACCAGCTTATGATTAATTCCAAAGATACAGGCGAGGCTTCAAGGGTGTATTTTGGCTCTACAGCGAGCGGCTCTGTCGTGCCAAGAGGTCCATTTGAGCTAAAAGATGGTGATTTAAACATTACGCTTAAAGATAAAAAAGGCGTGGATAAAACACTCTCCATTAAGATTCCAAGGACAGCTACAGAATCTAAATCACAAGATAATGCCCAAACACTTAAAGAAGCTATTATCGCGGCAATCAAGGCAGATTCTAGCTTTGAGGGATTACTTGATAATGACTTAAATATCGGTATAGGTGGGGCAAATAGCGATTCGCTTACCATTAATGATAGACGCGGTTATGGGGTTGTTATCGAGGGTGCTATGGCACAGGCTCTAGGCTTTGGGGCTGATAATCAAAGCACTAAAAAAGATGATTTAATGGTAGCCACCAAAAGCGTGGGTGCGGGCAAACTCAAAGGCACTATCAATATAGGCAGCATTCCGCTTGATTTATCCACACTCACAAAGGAGAAAAATACTGCTGCACAAAATGCTAAGAGCATTGCTGAAGCCATTAATAATATCGCAGGTATTTATGGTTCTGTTAATGATGAGGGCAAGCTAGTGATTAATTCTGATACGGGTGAAGTTAATATCTATGCCAATAATGATGCAGAGAGCAAAAAAGCGCTTGAGGACTTGGGATTGAAGCCCGGCACTACAATGGATTATGCCAAAACGCAAGAAGAGCTTTTCAAAATCCGCAAGGTGCAAAGCGCTGAAGATGCGAAATTCTCATACAATGGTATTTCAATGAAGCGCCCAACAAACAATATAGATGATATTGTAAGTGGCGTAAATATCGAGCTACTCACTACCACAGAGCCGGGCAAGCCCGCTGTGATTAGCATTACGCGTAATGATGAGGAAATTACAGAGAGTGTAAAAAAATTTGTAGAATCTTACAATGAGCTGGGCTTAAAGCTTGATGAGGTTACGCGCTATGATGAAGATTCTAAAATCGCTGGCATTTTTAATGGCGATAGCGATATTCGTATGATTCGCCCTACACTCAATCGTATTTTTTCTACCACTATTCCTACAGAAACAGAGCTTAAAAGCCTTGCAAAATATGGATTAGCGCTTGATGAAAAGGGCAAGATGAGCCTTGATGTAAGTAAATTGCAAATGGCTTTAAGCACAGACCCACAAGGCACGCAAGAGTTTTTTTATGGGAGTGTGAAAAGCGCAGAATTTAAGGAGGTGCAAGTTGATGGTGTGTTTAAAAAATTTGACCAAGAGCTTGATAAGCTTCTTAACGGAGGCAATGCAAGGCTTAAATTACTTGAGGAAAGCCTCACAAAAGATGATAAAAAACTGCGCGAAGAGCGTAAAAAAGCAGTCGAGCAGCTCAATACGCGCTATGACATTATGGCACAGAGGTTTGCAGCCTATGATTCTCAAATCTCTAAAACCAATAATGCCTTTAGCAGCGTGCAGCTGATGATTGACCAATCCGTAGCAAAAAAATAA
- the fliS gene encoding flagellar export chaperone FliS, which translates to MYGNNAYNLYQQNSVSVESPVKLVEMLYEGILRFCSLAKRYMEAEDIEKKIYYINRTTDIFTELLNTLDYEKGGDVAVYLTGLYTHQIKLLTQANVANDTTKIDTVMNVAKGLLEAWREINQDELAR; encoded by the coding sequence ATGTATGGCAACAACGCTTATAATCTCTACCAACAAAATTCCGTGTCTGTGGAATCGCCTGTCAAACTGGTTGAAATGCTTTATGAGGGGATTTTGAGATTCTGTTCTTTGGCTAAAAGGTATATGGAGGCAGAGGATATTGAGAAAAAAATCTATTATATTAACCGCACGACAGATATTTTTACAGAGTTGCTAAACACGCTTGATTATGAAAAGGGTGGCGATGTGGCAGTGTATCTTACAGGGCTTTACACACATCAAATTAAACTCCTTACACAAGCAAATGTTGCTAATGATACGACAAAGATTGATACTGTTATGAATGTGGCAAAAGGGCTTTTAGAGGCTTGGAGGGAAATTAATCAAGATGAATTGGCTCGATAG
- a CDS encoding HU family DNA-binding protein: MNKAEFIDLVKKVGEYDTKKDAEKAVNSFVDAISKALSKKQSVELVGFGKFETAVQKAKSGKVPGSHKTYTTKEKSVPKFRPGKGLKDQVAKAKK, translated from the coding sequence ATGAACAAGGCAGAATTCATTGATTTGGTTAAGAAAGTTGGCGAATATGACACAAAGAAAGATGCTGAAAAAGCAGTAAATTCTTTTGTAGATGCTATTTCAAAAGCGCTTTCTAAAAAACAAAGCGTAGAGCTTGTAGGTTTTGGTAAGTTTGAAACAGCTGTGCAAAAAGCAAAATCAGGTAAAGTGCCTGGCTCACACAAAACTTATACAACAAAAGAAAAGTCTGTGCCTAAATTCCGCCCAGGAAAAGGTTTAAAAGACCAAGTAGCTAAGGCTAAGAAATAA
- a CDS encoding NAD(P)H-dependent glycerol-3-phosphate dehydrogenase, with protein MKKVGIFGGGAWGRALAFALAQKNEVYIVSRRDISSLLAPLNENLASKGARVITQVSHNDALRAELFVLTIATSALRQWLSLVKLPQSIKILCASKGIESGSGAFVSDILEEYIPHKHLAYLCGPSFAAEVVRSLPCALMIHSRNLTLSREFEVLMPSFIKTYTSPDVVGGEVAGAYKNVIAIAGGICDGLSFGGNAKASLLARGLVEMSRFGEHFGARMETFLGLSGAGDLFLTSNSTMSRNYRVGLGLAQQKPIDEILSELGEVAEGVITAQAIAQIGQREGIYVPIAREISLIINGKSVKESLKSLMS; from the coding sequence ATGAAAAAGGTGGGCATATTTGGTGGAGGCGCTTGGGGCAGGGCTTTAGCCTTTGCTTTGGCGCAAAAAAATGAGGTATATATCGTTTCAAGGCGAGATATTAGCTCCCTGCTTGCACCACTTAATGAGAATCTAGCAAGTAAAGGTGCGCGAGTAATTACGCAAGTATCGCATAATGATGCACTTAGGGCTGAACTTTTTGTCCTAACCATTGCCACAAGTGCGCTAAGGCAGTGGCTTTCTCTAGTCAAACTTCCACAAAGCATTAAAATATTATGCGCAAGCAAAGGTATAGAATCTGGGAGTGGCGCATTTGTGAGCGATATTTTGGAGGAATATATACCACATAAGCATTTGGCTTATTTGTGCGGTCCTAGCTTTGCCGCTGAAGTGGTGCGCTCCCTACCCTGCGCGCTTATGATACACTCACGCAATCTTACCCTTAGCCGCGAATTTGAAGTATTAATGCCCTCTTTTATTAAAACCTACACAAGCCCTGATGTCGTGGGTGGAGAGGTAGCTGGAGCGTATAAAAATGTCATTGCTATTGCTGGGGGGATTTGCGATGGACTGTCATTTGGCGGGAATGCAAAAGCTTCTTTGCTCGCTAGAGGATTGGTTGAGATGAGCCGATTTGGAGAACATTTTGGAGCGAGAATGGAAACATTTTTGGGGCTTTCGGGCGCTGGCGATTTGTTTTTAACATCAAATTCTACCATGTCGCGTAACTATAGAGTGGGCTTAGGCTTAGCGCAGCAAAAGCCTATAGATGAGATTCTAAGTGAATTAGGCGAGGTGGCTGAAGGTGTAATTACAGCTCAAGCCATTGCACAAATTGGGCAGAGGGAGGGCATTTATGTGCCTATCGCAAGAGAAATTAGCCTTATAATCAATGGAAAAAGTGTGAAAGAGAGTTTGAAATCGTTAATGTCCTAG